A part of Rattus rattus isolate New Zealand chromosome 6, Rrattus_CSIRO_v1, whole genome shotgun sequence genomic DNA contains:
- the Noto gene encoding homeobox protein notochord, with amino-acid sequence MSSPVPQPASSGTQVQPGDLGPCPVAVSPVVPNRLARGHLESSFSVEAILARPETREHAATSLPLSTCTSLNFGSVYQYQVLPWVCSTGTWLPTYLSVGIYPLCSMSCMPGLNVTHLFCQQGLRLTGSELPSCLGPLKWAPTVNLQDHNTERHQKRVRTMFSEQQLGELEKVFAKQHNLVGKERAQLAARLHLTENQVRIWFQNRRVKYQKQQKLKSPPPAAMEEPSNSSEGNIRNEDTEAGVGS; translated from the exons ATGTCCAGCCCAGTGCCCCAGCCTGCTTCCTCAGGCACTCAGGTCCAGCCCGGGGACTTGGGACCCTGTCCGGTGGCTGTTTCCCCAGTAGTCCCGAACCGCCTAGCTCGGGGACACCTAGAGTCCTCCTTCTCTGTCGAGGCCATCCTGGCGAGACCCGAGACTCGTGAGCACGCTGCCACGTCTCTGCCGCTCTCTACCTGCACCAGTCTGAACTTTGGCTCTGTGTACCAGTACCAGGTCCTGCCCTGGGTGTGCTCCACCGGGACTTGGCTGCCCACCTACCTGAGCGTAGGCATCTACCCGCTGTGCTCCATGTCCTGCATGCCTGGACTGAATGTGACTCACCTCTTCTGCCAGCAgggcctcagactcacag GCTCAGAACTACCTTCCTGTCTAGGCCCTCTGAAATGGGCACCCACCGTGAACCTTCAGGACCACAATACCGAGAGACACCAAAAGAGGGTTCGCACAATGTTTAGCGAGCAGCAGCTGGGAGAGTTGGAGAAGGTATTTGCAAAGCAGCACAACctggtggggaaggagagagcccAGTTGGCTGCCAGGCTGCACTTGACAGAGAACCAG GTAAGGATCTGGTTCCAGAATCGCAGGGTGAAGTATCAAAAGCAGCAAAAACTGAAGTCACCTCCCCCCGCTGCCATGGAGGAGCCCTCCAACAGCTCAGAGGGCAACATCCGGAATgaagacactgaggcaggagttggcAGTTAA